The Candidatus Roseilinea sp. sequence ATGTTGAAGTGCAGCAGGCCATACCAGCCGCGCCGGATGCCAATCATCTCGTGGCCAGCATCGAGCAATCGGATCGTCGCCGCTTTGATAGCTGAGTTCAAACCCGGCACATCGCCGCCGCCCGTCAAAATTCCAATTCGCATAATATCCCTCCTGATGTTTTGAGAATGCGTTTCTCGTGGGTTTCGACTATCTCCATTTCTCTAAAACGGTTTAGTGGCTAAGCAAGTCTTACGACACAGAACGTGAAGACGGCAGATCAACGCAGACTCAGGCGCTCAGCATTTGTTCGAGGCGCGCTTTGACGAGCGGCCAATCGTCATCAATCACGCTATAAATCACCGACGAACGCGGGTAGCCATCCGGCATGATCATGTGCTTGCGCAACACGCCTTCGCGCACAGCGCCCAAGCGTTCAATCGCGCGCTGGCTGCGTTCGTTGCGCAGATCAGTCTTGAGTTGCACGCGAATGCACCCCAGCACCTCGAAAGCATGCTTCAGCAGCAGGTATTTACACTCTGTGTTCATCGCAGTGCGGCGGTACGCCTTGCCATACCAGGTGCCGCCGATCTCCAGGCTGCGGTTAGGCCGGTCAATCGTCATGTAGCGCGTCATGCCGGCTGCCGCGTCCGTCGCACGATCAAACACCGCAAAGCACAAATCGGTTCCGCGCGCCTGGCGCTCGAGCAAAGCCTCGATCAGCGCGCGCAGCTTAGCCGGCGAGTTCACCTCACCGTAGGGCATATAGCGCCAGATCTCAGGCTCGGCAGCCTGCGGCCATAGTGCCTCAGCGTGTTCTACGCGCAGCGGCTCCAGCCGCACCCATCGTCCGGACAGGGTGACAGGCTGGACCTCCATCGCCATGCCGCAGAATTATAGTCAATTTGACACCAAGCGGCGAGGTCCGATGGAGCAGCCGGCGTATACTTCATGCCTGACCCAGGCAAGTGGTGACCATGAGAAGCCCGAAAAGGCCGAACCCGTCCTTGACGCTATAAAGCGCTTGCGGCTATAATGCTCACGCTTTGTGAAGTTTGGCACTTGTCCGGATCTCAGTTAGCCACAGTGCCGCGAAAGACGATCGTTCGTAGCGGCGCTGTGGCTAAATCGTGCATAGGCCTATGAGAACAGACTTTGCGTTCGTCGGTGTGATGTTG is a genomic window containing:
- a CDS encoding N-acetyltransferase, translated to MEVQPVTLSGRWVRLEPLRVEHAEALWPQAAEPEIWRYMPYGEVNSPAKLRALIEALLERQARGTDLCFAVFDRATDAAAGMTRYMTIDRPNRSLEIGGTWYGKAYRRTAMNTECKYLLLKHAFEVLGCIRVQLKTDLRNERSQRAIERLGAVREGVLRKHMIMPDGYPRSSVIYSVIDDDWPLVKARLEQMLSA